From a region of the Erythrobacter neustonensis genome:
- a CDS encoding ferritin-like domain-containing protein, which yields MTTLARAIRAALLTADPRQKCFATRQVARDWRSDKLAFVFDVPMPDQPAWPDAPELLPPAQMPKRRKGGSERGRIALWHALAHIEFVAIDLALDMAGRFGAEMGEDFVSDFLAVAADEAMHFALLARKLENLGSHYGALPAHAGLWEAAHATRGDVAARLAVVPMVLEARGLDVTPATLERVAASGDDNGARILKRILDDEIRHVGFGTKHFLACASSRGCEPESYWQELVKSHFRGFVRPPFNDSARLAAGLSRGFYATIAY from the coding sequence ATGACCACGCTTGCCCGCGCGATCCGCGCTGCCCTGCTTACCGCCGATCCGCGGCAGAAATGCTTTGCCACCCGCCAAGTCGCGCGCGACTGGCGCAGCGACAAGCTCGCCTTCGTGTTCGATGTGCCGATGCCCGACCAGCCCGCCTGGCCCGATGCACCCGAATTGCTCCCGCCCGCGCAGATGCCCAAGCGGCGCAAGGGCGGGAGCGAGCGCGGGCGGATCGCCTTGTGGCACGCGCTGGCGCATATCGAATTCGTCGCGATCGATCTGGCTCTCGACATGGCGGGCCGCTTTGGCGCCGAAATGGGCGAGGATTTCGTCAGCGACTTTCTGGCGGTCGCCGCGGACGAGGCGATGCATTTTGCGCTGCTGGCGCGCAAACTTGAAAACCTCGGCAGCCATTACGGCGCGCTGCCCGCGCATGCCGGCTTGTGGGAAGCGGCACATGCGACCCGCGGCGATGTCGCGGCGCGGCTGGCGGTGGTGCCGATGGTGCTTGAAGCACGCGGGCTGGACGTAACCCCGGCAACGCTCGAACGGGTCGCGGCGAGCGGCGACGACAACGGCGCGCGAATCCTCAAACGCATTCTTGACGACGAAATCCGCCATGTCGGATTCGGCACCAAACACTTTCTTGCATGCGCTTCATCGCGCGGCTGCGAGCCGGAATCCTATTGGCAGGAACTGGTAAAATCGCACTTTCGCGGTTTTGTTCGGCCCCCATTCAACGACTCGGCGCGTCTTGCAGCCGGTTTGTCGCGCGGATTCTATGCGACGATTGCCTATTAA
- the murA gene encoding UDP-N-acetylglucosamine 1-carboxyvinyltransferase: MDKLIIKGGNRLQGTIPISGAKNAALTLIPCALLTEEPLTLRNLPRLADIDGFQHLMNQFGVTTVIQGTRPEDFGRVMSMEATRITSNVAPYDLVRKMRASILVLGPMLARSGEATVSMPGGCAIGNRPIDLHLRALEAFGAKIELAAGYVRAIQPDGGMPGGDYDFPVVSVGATENALMAAVLANGTCRLFNAAREPEIVDLCNMLVAMGAEIEGIGTSNLTIHGVKRLHGATYRVMPDRIEAGSYACAAAITGGEVRLEGAKADDMMSTIHALQAIGCEVSWDAKSVTVGASGRLKATNLTTAPYPGLATDMQAQLMALLCKAEGASVLKETIFENRFMHVPELIRMGADITTEGRTAVVKGVETLTGAEVMATDLRASMSLVIAALASEGETTVRRLYHLDRGYERLEEKLQLVGADIERVDD; the protein is encoded by the coding sequence ATGGACAAGCTGATCATCAAGGGCGGCAACCGCCTTCAGGGCACAATCCCGATTTCCGGCGCGAAGAACGCCGCGCTCACATTGATCCCGTGCGCGCTGCTGACAGAAGAACCGCTGACGCTGCGCAACCTGCCGCGGCTTGCCGATATCGACGGATTCCAGCACCTGATGAACCAGTTCGGTGTCACCACCGTGATCCAGGGCACGCGCCCCGAGGATTTCGGCCGGGTAATGAGCATGGAGGCGACCCGGATCACCTCCAACGTCGCGCCCTATGATCTGGTGCGCAAGATGCGCGCCTCGATCCTCGTACTGGGGCCGATGCTCGCGCGCAGCGGCGAGGCGACGGTGTCGATGCCGGGCGGATGCGCGATCGGCAACCGCCCGATCGATCTGCACCTGCGCGCGCTCGAAGCCTTCGGCGCGAAGATCGAACTGGCCGCAGGCTATGTCCGCGCGATCCAGCCCGATGGCGGGATGCCCGGCGGCGATTACGATTTCCCCGTGGTCAGCGTCGGCGCGACCGAAAACGCATTGATGGCCGCGGTGCTGGCGAACGGCACCTGCCGCCTGTTCAACGCCGCGCGCGAGCCCGAGATCGTCGACCTGTGCAACATGCTGGTCGCGATGGGGGCCGAGATCGAAGGGATCGGCACGTCGAACCTGACGATCCACGGGGTCAAGCGGCTGCACGGCGCGACCTACCGCGTGATGCCCGACCGGATCGAAGCGGGCTCCTATGCCTGCGCCGCGGCGATTACCGGCGGCGAAGTGCGGCTCGAAGGCGCGAAGGCCGACGACATGATGTCGACCATCCATGCGCTGCAGGCGATCGGCTGCGAGGTGTCGTGGGATGCGAAAAGCGTCACCGTGGGTGCGAGCGGCAGATTGAAGGCCACCAACCTCACCACCGCGCCCTATCCGGGCCTTGCCACCGACATGCAGGCGCAGTTGATGGCGCTGCTGTGCAAGGCCGAAGGCGCGAGTGTGCTCAAGGAAACGATCTTCGAGAACCGTTTCATGCACGTCCCCGAACTGATCCGCATGGGCGCGGACATCACCACCGAAGGCCGCACCGCGGTGGTCAAGGGCGTGGAAACGCTGACCGGCGCCGAAGTGATGGCAACCGACCTGCGCGCCTCGATGAGCCTGGTGATCGCCGCCTTGGCGTCCGAAGGCGAAACGACCGTGCGCCGGCTCTATCACCTCGACCGCGGGTATGAGCGGCTGGAAGAAAAGCTCCAGCTGGTCGGCGCGGATATCGAGCGGGTCGACGACTAG
- a CDS encoding OB-fold-containig protein produces the protein MSLLAAENLPFVIALGCLALIALLQVTGIGDVIEDAGDFDTVDGLDAGGFGAALTALLGLGRVPLMIWTASLLLIFGTIGLIGQAWIADIFGAPLAPLWAMLGAGAAALPLNSLAARPLGAIMPRDETTAIDLDDLIRRDAEIQIGTARAGSPARARVIDHHGQAHFVMVEPSDTDQELRTGDTVLLVRREGQTFYGVHYQSPLLGLGT, from the coding sequence ATGAGCCTGCTCGCCGCTGAGAACCTGCCTTTCGTTATCGCGCTGGGCTGCCTTGCGCTGATTGCGCTGTTGCAGGTCACCGGGATCGGCGACGTGATCGAGGACGCGGGCGATTTCGACACCGTTGACGGGCTCGATGCCGGCGGCTTCGGCGCGGCGCTGACCGCGCTGCTCGGGCTTGGCCGGGTGCCGCTGATGATCTGGACGGCGAGCCTGCTGCTGATTTTCGGCACTATCGGCCTGATCGGGCAGGCGTGGATCGCGGACATCTTCGGCGCGCCGCTCGCGCCGCTGTGGGCGATGCTGGGCGCGGGCGCGGCGGCGCTCCCGCTCAACAGCCTTGCCGCGCGGCCGCTGGGCGCGATCATGCCGCGCGACGAGACGACGGCGATCGACCTCGACGATCTCATCCGCCGCGATGCCGAAATCCAGATCGGCACGGCGCGCGCAGGCTCGCCCGCTCGTGCGCGGGTGATCGACCACCATGGGCAGGCCCATTTCGTCATGGTCGAGCCGAGCGACACCGATCAGGAATTGCGCACGGGCGACACCGTGCTGCTGGTGCGCCGCGAAGGGCAGACCTTCTACGGCGTGCATTATCAAAGCCCGCTTCTGGGGCTGGGGACTTAA
- a CDS encoding cytochrome P450: MTAPAMLSGDLARRVIDPHAYAEWDGLLDTFDQIRAATPVARVQPDTPGLFDPFWLVTRYDDVMRISKDNAAFLNNPRPVVFSFNQAIEFSRAATGSNMLVDSLVVFDAPIHPKYRKLTQEWFMPRNLAKLEGELRTLAAATVDRMIAQGPEVDFVKEVSGPYPLRVVMQILGVPPEDEFRMQMLTQQLFGGQDKDLSGTGMDQMTPEQVVQIVAGAVKTFEDYFAGIAEDRRKHPTDDVASVIANATVDGEPLPPRDMAGYYIIVATAGHDTTSASTAGAMQALARDPEQYARVRADRSLLPGIVEEAIRWTSPVQHFMRTAAEDCEIGGQKIAKGDWLMINYVAANHDPAQFPDPRRFDAARSPNRHLAFGAGAHQCLGLHLARLEMKILFEAILDRVAAVEPAGEAARASSTFVGGLKTLPLKVTPA; encoded by the coding sequence ATGACCGCGCCCGCCATGCTTTCGGGCGATCTGGCGCGGCGGGTGATCGATCCGCACGCCTATGCCGAGTGGGACGGGCTGCTCGACACTTTCGATCAGATCCGCGCGGCAACCCCGGTGGCGCGGGTGCAGCCCGATACGCCCGGCCTGTTCGATCCCTTCTGGCTGGTCACACGTTATGACGACGTGATGCGGATTTCGAAGGACAATGCCGCCTTCCTCAACAATCCCAGGCCCGTCGTCTTCAGCTTCAATCAGGCGATCGAATTCAGCCGCGCGGCGACGGGGTCGAACATGCTGGTCGATTCGCTGGTGGTGTTCGACGCGCCGATCCACCCCAAGTACCGCAAGCTGACGCAGGAATGGTTCATGCCGCGCAACCTCGCCAAGCTCGAAGGCGAGCTGCGCACGCTGGCAGCGGCCACGGTCGACCGGATGATCGCGCAGGGGCCAGAGGTGGACTTTGTGAAAGAGGTCTCGGGCCCCTATCCCTTGCGCGTCGTCATGCAGATCCTCGGCGTGCCGCCGGAAGACGAGTTCCGGATGCAGATGCTCACCCAGCAATTGTTCGGCGGACAGGACAAGGATCTGTCCGGCACCGGCATGGATCAGATGACCCCCGAACAGGTCGTCCAGATCGTCGCGGGCGCGGTGAAGACCTTCGAGGATTATTTCGCGGGAATCGCCGAGGACCGCCGCAAGCATCCCACCGATGATGTCGCCAGCGTCATCGCCAACGCGACGGTGGATGGCGAGCCGCTGCCGCCGCGCGACATGGCGGGCTATTACATCATCGTCGCCACCGCCGGGCACGACACCACCAGCGCCAGCACCGCAGGCGCGATGCAGGCGCTGGCGCGCGATCCCGAACAATATGCCCGCGTGCGCGCCGACCGCTCGCTGCTCCCCGGCATTGTCGAGGAAGCGATCCGCTGGACCAGCCCGGTGCAGCACTTCATGCGCACCGCCGCCGAAGACTGCGAGATTGGCGGGCAGAAGATCGCCAAGGGTGACTGGCTGATGATCAACTATGTCGCGGCGAACCACGACCCTGCGCAATTCCCCGATCCGCGCCGCTTCGATGCCGCCCGCTCGCCCAACCGCCACCTTGCGTTCGGCGCGGGCGCGCACCAGTGCCTCGGCCTGCATCTGGCGCGGCTGGAGATGAAGATCCTGTTCGAAGCGATCCTCGACCGGGTCGCGGCGGTGGAACCGGCGGGCGAAGCGGCGCGGGCAAGCAGCACATTTGTCGGCGGATTGAAGACCTTGCCGCTCAAGGTGACGCCGGCCTGA
- a CDS encoding acyl-CoA synthetase yields the protein MHPIAHAASRPDHPAVIMTGSGKQMTYGEMDAAANRFAQLLRARGIGAGDAFAVLLENRIEYYTLIWGSQRAGTMLVPISSRLTAPEAAYIIRDAEARLLITSGYFTGMLDAIRAECPGLDVLVMDSGDAEDFAAALGAQSAEPIPDQSAGMVMLYSSGTTGRPKGIRPAPPEDPDPQATVPLVGLAVMGAGMPTDGSMVYLSPAPLYHAAPIGWSSVVHRLGGTVVMMERFDPEEALAAIEKYHVTDSQWVPTHFVRFLKLDPAIRTKYDLSSHQRALHAAAPCPVPIKQEMIGWWGEIVNEYYAGSEGIGMTLIRSGDWLTHPGSVGRAIYGTVHVCGPDGAELGPDEDGLIYFENALLPTYHNDAAKTAEAMHPKGWMTLGDIGHLDKDGFLFLTDRKSHMIISGGVNIYPQEIENLLVTHPKVMDAAVIGAPCPDLGEKVVAVVQPRDMADAGPGLEAELRDFLSASLSKIKMPKLFDFRPDLPREANGKLYKRELRDEFAARAKEAAE from the coding sequence ATGCATCCGATCGCGCACGCGGCGTCCCGTCCCGATCACCCGGCGGTGATCATGACCGGGTCGGGCAAGCAGATGACCTACGGCGAAATGGATGCCGCGGCGAACCGCTTTGCCCAGCTTTTGCGCGCCCGCGGGATCGGTGCGGGCGATGCCTTTGCGGTGCTGCTCGAAAACCGGATCGAATATTACACGCTGATCTGGGGATCGCAGCGCGCCGGCACGATGCTGGTGCCGATCTCCAGCCGCCTGACCGCGCCCGAGGCGGCCTATATCATCCGCGATGCCGAGGCCCGGCTGCTGATCACCAGCGGCTATTTCACCGGAATGCTGGATGCGATTCGCGCCGAATGCCCCGGCCTCGACGTGCTGGTGATGGATTCGGGCGACGCCGAAGATTTTGCCGCTGCGCTCGGCGCGCAATCGGCAGAACCGATCCCCGATCAGAGCGCGGGGATGGTGATGCTCTATTCCAGCGGCACCACGGGCCGCCCCAAGGGCATCCGCCCCGCGCCGCCCGAAGACCCCGATCCGCAGGCGACCGTGCCGCTGGTCGGGCTCGCGGTCATGGGCGCAGGCATGCCGACCGACGGGTCGATGGTCTATCTCTCGCCCGCCCCGCTGTATCACGCGGCACCGATCGGCTGGTCCTCGGTCGTGCACCGGCTGGGCGGGACGGTAGTGATGATGGAGCGGTTCGATCCCGAAGAGGCGCTCGCCGCGATCGAGAAATACCACGTCACCGACAGCCAGTGGGTGCCGACCCATTTCGTCCGCTTCCTGAAACTCGACCCCGCGATCCGCACGAAATATGATCTTTCCAGCCACCAGCGCGCACTCCACGCCGCCGCGCCCTGCCCTGTCCCGATCAAGCAGGAGATGATCGGCTGGTGGGGCGAGATCGTGAACGAATATTACGCGGGCAGCGAAGGGATCGGGATGACGCTGATCCGCAGCGGCGACTGGCTCACCCACCCCGGCAGCGTCGGCCGTGCGATCTACGGCACGGTGCATGTCTGCGGGCCCGATGGCGCGGAGCTTGGCCCGGACGAGGACGGCTTGATCTATTTCGAGAACGCGCTGCTGCCCACCTATCACAACGATGCCGCCAAGACCGCCGAGGCGATGCACCCCAAGGGCTGGATGACGCTGGGCGATATCGGGCATCTCGACAAGGACGGCTTCCTGTTCCTGACCGACCGCAAGAGCCACATGATCATCAGTGGCGGCGTCAACATCTACCCGCAGGAGATCGAGAACCTGCTCGTCACCCATCCCAAGGTGATGGACGCTGCGGTGATCGGCGCGCCCTGCCCCGACCTTGGTGAGAAGGTGGTCGCGGTGGTGCAGCCGCGCGACATGGCAGATGCCGGGCCGGGGCTTGAGGCGGAACTGCGCGATTTCCTCAGCGCCAGCCTGTCCAAGATCAAGATGCCCAAGCTCTTTGATTTCCGCCCCGATCTCCCGCGTGAGGCGAACGGCAAGCTCTACAAGCGCGAATTGCGCGACGAATTCGCCGCCCGTGCCAAGGAAGCGGCAGAATGA
- a CDS encoding peroxiredoxin, whose product MTAFPGVGDAVPDIALETPEGGRVKPSDFAGEKLVIFFYPKDDTPGCTTENKDFSALKADFAAAGTKLLGVSKDPAKKHARFIAKHDLTAPLASDAEEGGLSDALGVWAEKQMYGKTYMGMVRATYLIDADGKIARIWDKVKVKGHAEEVLAAAQAL is encoded by the coding sequence ATGACCGCTTTTCCCGGCGTTGGTGACGCCGTCCCCGACATCGCGCTCGAAACCCCCGAAGGCGGGCGGGTGAAACCGTCCGACTTTGCGGGCGAGAAGCTCGTCATCTTCTTCTACCCCAAGGACGACACCCCCGGCTGCACCACCGAAAACAAGGACTTCTCAGCCCTGAAGGCAGATTTCGCGGCCGCCGGCACCAAGCTGCTCGGCGTGTCGAAGGACCCGGCCAAGAAACACGCCAGGTTCATCGCCAAGCACGATCTGACCGCGCCGCTGGCGAGTGACGCCGAGGAAGGCGGGCTGTCCGATGCGCTCGGCGTGTGGGCCGAAAAGCAGATGTACGGCAAGACCTATATGGGGATGGTCCGCGCGACCTATCTGATCGACGCCGATGGGAAGATCGCGCGCATCTGGGACAAGGTGAAGGTCAAGGGCCACGCCGAAGAGGTGCTCGCCGCGGCGCAGGCGTTGTAA
- a CDS encoding UTP--glucose-1-phosphate uridylyltransferase, with product MSPKPIRKAVFPVAGLGTRFLPATKVVPKELLPVVDRPLIQYAVDEAREAGIEQMIFVTGRGKTGIVEHFDIAFELEQTMTERGKDLSVLECTRATPGDIIAVRQQVPMGLGHAIWCARAIVGDEPFAIFLPDELMVAREGGTGCMKQMVEAYQQVGGNLISVLEVPHEQVSSYGVIDPGVERGNLTEVRGLVEKPPVAEAPSNKIVSGRYILQPEVMRVLENQGKGAGGEVQLTDAMARMIGEEPFHAVTFDGNRYDCGSKVGFVEATLAIALARADMGDQVRAIALDLLK from the coding sequence ATGTCCCCCAAGCCGATCCGCAAAGCCGTGTTTCCCGTCGCCGGGCTTGGCACGCGTTTCCTTCCCGCCACCAAGGTCGTTCCCAAGGAACTGCTGCCCGTGGTCGACCGCCCGCTGATCCAGTATGCGGTGGATGAAGCGCGCGAGGCGGGGATCGAACAGATGATCTTCGTCACCGGGCGCGGCAAAACCGGGATCGTCGAGCATTTCGACATCGCCTTCGAACTCGAACAGACGATGACCGAGCGCGGCAAGGATTTGTCGGTGCTGGAATGCACCCGCGCCACGCCCGGCGATATCATTGCGGTGCGCCAGCAGGTGCCGATGGGGCTTGGCCACGCGATCTGGTGCGCGCGCGCGATCGTGGGGGATGAGCCCTTCGCGATCTTCCTGCCCGATGAACTGATGGTCGCGCGCGAAGGCGGCACGGGCTGTATGAAGCAGATGGTCGAGGCCTATCAACAGGTCGGCGGCAATCTGATCAGCGTGCTCGAAGTCCCGCACGAACAGGTGTCGTCATACGGCGTGATCGATCCGGGCGTAGAGCGCGGCAACCTTACCGAAGTGCGCGGGCTGGTGGAAAAGCCGCCGGTGGCCGAAGCGCCTTCGAACAAGATCGTCTCGGGCCGCTATATCCTCCAGCCCGAAGTGATGCGCGTGCTCGAAAACCAGGGCAAGGGCGCGGGCGGCGAAGTGCAATTGACCGATGCGATGGCGCGGATGATCGGCGAAGAGCCGTTTCACGCGGTGACCTTCGATGGCAACCGCTATGATTGCGGCAGCAAGGTCGGCTTTGTCGAAGCGACGCTGGCGATCGCGCTGGCCCGCGCGGACATGGGCGATCAGGTGCGCGCGATCGCGCTCGACCTGCTGAAATAG
- a CDS encoding flotillin family protein, whose translation MSLTTTTGTVPVTAEPSSTADLITYGAGAVGAVLFVVIVLTFLIRLYRRATKETAFVRTGFGGEKVVMNGGALVFPVFHEAMPVNMNTLVLPVVRRDTEALITLDRLRIDVKAEFYVRVRPDAQAIAMAAQTLGQRTMQPEMLKDLVEGKFVDALRSVAAGMTMNELHEQRADFVQKVQQVSSNDLAMNGLELESVSLTGLDQTSIEHFNANNAFDAEGLTKLTEQIEARKKLRNDIEQDTRVQIETKNLEASKRSFEISRDQEYARLEQEREVEVRRAAQAAEIAREQAERSREADVARIEAKKLVDAQQIEADRLVEEARIVQQRALEIARQEQQIAVQNKSREESQAKSQADEARAKAVEAEERVATAREREIAERQKTIELIEAAKQAERDAIGIKVQAEAEKDAATNRAEALRLEAQGEAEAEKLRAEAAAVRFEVEAAGQRAINEAANILSNDQISLQTKLALLKVLPEVIRESAKPMEAIDSIKIVQVDGLTGGGRAASDAQGGAGGGAGSGNLASDAVSAALAYRAQAPVLDGLMKELGLDGSSLSGLVKSAAEAEAEARPAAKAPAPAPAAQRQTRLARPQGNDAGLAQSGGAAE comes from the coding sequence ATGAGTTTGACCACCACCACCGGGACGGTGCCCGTGACGGCCGAACCGTCATCGACCGCCGATCTCATCACCTATGGCGCGGGCGCGGTGGGCGCGGTGCTGTTCGTGGTGATCGTGCTCACCTTCCTCATCCGGCTCTATCGCCGCGCGACCAAGGAAACCGCCTTCGTGCGCACCGGCTTTGGCGGCGAAAAGGTGGTGATGAACGGCGGCGCGTTGGTCTTCCCGGTGTTCCACGAGGCGATGCCGGTCAACATGAACACGCTGGTGCTCCCGGTGGTGCGGCGCGACACCGAGGCGCTGATCACCCTCGACCGGCTGCGGATCGACGTGAAGGCCGAATTCTACGTCCGCGTGCGCCCCGATGCGCAGGCGATCGCGATGGCGGCGCAGACGCTGGGCCAGCGCACGATGCAGCCCGAGATGCTGAAGGATCTGGTCGAGGGCAAGTTCGTCGACGCGCTGCGTTCGGTCGCGGCCGGCATGACGATGAACGAACTCCACGAACAGCGCGCCGACTTCGTGCAGAAAGTGCAGCAGGTCTCCTCGAACGACCTCGCGATGAACGGGCTTGAGCTGGAGTCGGTCTCGCTCACCGGGCTCGACCAGACCAGCATCGAACATTTCAACGCCAACAACGCCTTCGACGCCGAGGGTCTGACCAAGCTGACCGAGCAGATCGAGGCGCGCAAGAAGCTGCGCAACGATATCGAACAGGACACCCGCGTCCAGATCGAGACCAAGAACCTCGAAGCCAGCAAAAGGAGCTTCGAGATCAGCCGCGATCAGGAATATGCGCGGCTTGAGCAGGAACGCGAGGTCGAGGTGCGGCGCGCGGCCCAAGCGGCCGAAATCGCGCGTGAACAGGCCGAGCGCAGCCGCGAGGCCGATGTTGCGCGGATCGAGGCGAAGAAGCTCGTCGATGCGCAGCAGATCGAGGCCGACCGGCTGGTCGAGGAAGCCCGCATCGTCCAGCAGCGCGCGCTCGAAATCGCGCGGCAGGAACAGCAGATCGCGGTGCAGAACAAGTCCCGCGAGGAAAGCCAGGCCAAATCGCAAGCCGACGAAGCCCGCGCCAAGGCAGTCGAGGCCGAGGAACGCGTCGCCACCGCGCGCGAACGCGAGATCGCCGAGCGTCAAAAGACCATCGAACTGATCGAAGCCGCCAAGCAGGCCGAACGCGACGCGATCGGGATCAAGGTGCAGGCCGAGGCCGAGAAGGACGCCGCTACCAACCGCGCCGAGGCGCTCCGGCTCGAAGCACAAGGCGAGGCCGAGGCCGAAAAGCTGCGCGCCGAGGCTGCCGCGGTGCGGTTCGAGGTCGAGGCCGCGGGCCAGCGTGCGATCAACGAGGCGGCCAATATCCTTTCGAACGACCAGATCAGCCTGCAGACCAAGCTGGCGCTGCTGAAGGTGCTGCCCGAGGTCATCCGCGAAAGCGCCAAGCCGATGGAAGCGATCGATTCGATCAAGATCGTGCAGGTTGACGGGCTCACCGGCGGCGGGCGCGCCGCCAGCGATGCACAGGGCGGTGCGGGCGGCGGCGCGGGATCGGGCAATCTGGCGAGCGACGCGGTTTCCGCTGCGCTCGCCTACCGTGCGCAGGCCCCCGTGCTCGACGGGCTGATGAAGGAGCTGGGGCTCGACGGTTCCTCGCTCTCGGGACTGGTCAAGAGCGCGGCGGAGGCTGAAGCCGAGGCGCGCCCGGCAGCAAAGGCGCCCGCTCCCGCACCCGCGGCCCAGCGGCAGACCCGGCTGGCCCGGCCGCAAGGCAACGACGCAGGCCTGGCGCAGTCCGGCGGGGCCGCAGAGTAA
- a CDS encoding M23 family metallopeptidase has translation MNFAVRQVIKLAVTGCAAIFVSAASPAFANTANSASTATSAADVTAPLRDEGDAAANSDARFKSLFASFVAIERNAPVAGTAEALPAYSSPIPQRAISVPSRMPLEGAALTSGFGMRTHPVLGGRRAHAGIDLAAPTGTPVYATANGVVGRADWFSSYGLFISLNHGASTETRYAHLSRLAVAAGDTVKKGDLIGYVGSTGRSTGPHLHYEVRVDGVAVNPIPYMVESEAQLAYARDAKLTGQGGD, from the coding sequence ATGAACTTTGCCGTGCGTCAGGTTATCAAGCTCGCAGTAACGGGCTGTGCCGCCATCTTTGTTTCCGCCGCTTCGCCAGCATTTGCCAACACCGCCAATTCGGCCAGCACCGCAACCTCGGCCGCCGATGTCACCGCGCCGCTGCGCGATGAAGGCGATGCCGCCGCCAACAGCGACGCACGCTTCAAGTCGCTGTTCGCCAGCTTTGTCGCGATCGAGCGCAATGCGCCTGTCGCCGGCACCGCCGAAGCGCTCCCCGCCTATTCCTCGCCGATCCCGCAGCGCGCCATTTCGGTGCCCTCGCGCATGCCGCTCGAAGGCGCTGCGCTGACCAGCGGTTTCGGAATGCGCACCCACCCCGTGCTCGGCGGTCGCCGCGCGCACGCAGGCATCGATCTTGCCGCACCCACCGGCACCCCGGTATATGCCACCGCCAACGGCGTCGTCGGCCGTGCGGACTGGTTCTCGAGCTACGGTCTGTTCATCAGCCTCAATCACGGCGCATCGACCGAAACGCGCTACGCCCACCTGTCGCGCCTCGCGGTTGCCGCAGGCGACACGGTAAAGAAGGGCGACCTGATCGGCTATGTCGGTTCGACCGGCCGTTCGACCGGCCCGCACCTCCATTATGAAGTCCGCGTCGATGGGGTTGCAGTCAATCCGATTCCGTATATGGTGGAGAGCGAAGCACAGCTGGCCTACGCCCGCGATGCGAAGCTGACCGGCCAAGGCGGCGATTGA